From Rhodococcus sp. B7740:
GCACCTGGAGCTGACCGAGAAGGGCCGAAGTCTGGCGGTTGCGGTCATGCGCAAGCACCGTTTGGCAGAGCGCCTGCTCGTGGACATCATCGGTCTGCGCTGGGAAGACGTTCACGCCGAGGCGTGCCGCTGGGAGCACGTGATGAGCGAGGAGGTCGAGCGTCGTTTGGTGACCGTACTGAACAACCCGACGACCTCGCCGTACGGCAACCCGATCCCGGGGTTGGCCGAACTCGGGCTCGGCCAGTCGACTCTGGCACCGGAGGCTCTCATCCGCCTCACCGACGTTCCGGTCGGCCAACCGACTGCCGTCGTGGTGCGTCGTCTCGCCGAGCACGTCCAGTCCGACCCCGAGGTGATCGCTCAGCTCCGCGAGGCAGGCGTGGTCCCCGATGCTCGCGTTACAGTCGAGGCCAAGCCCGGATCGATCACGATCACGGTGCCAGGACACAGCGGTGTCGACATATCCGAGGAGATGGCGCACGCCGTCCAGGTGAAGAAGGTCTGACCTCCCACCGACGACGGCGTTCGACGCGTGTGAGGGAGAACGAACAGTGAAGCTTCTGGTCACCGGTGGTGCGGGCTACGTCGGCAGCGTCTGCGCGGCCGTGCTCGTCGAGCGCGGACACGAGGTCGTGGTCGTGGACAACCTGTCCACCGGTAACCGGGACGCCGTGCCCGGTGGTGCCACGTTCGTCGAAGGTGACGTCAAGGACGTCGCCGCGGACGTGTTGATCGGCGGCGGCTTCGACGCCGTCCTGCACTTCGCCGCGCAATCTCTGGTGGGCGAGTCGGTGGTCTCGCCCGACAAGTACTGGAGCGGGAACGTCGTCACCTCGCTGGCGTTGCTCGATGCCATCCGAGCATCCGGCACCGCGAAGCTGGTGTTCTCTTCGACCGCCGCCACGTACGGCGAGCCCGAGAAGACTCCCATCACCGAGGACGCACCCACCCGCCCCACCAATCCCTACGGTGCCACCAAACTCGCGATCGATCACGCGATCACCTCGTACGCCGCGGCCTACGGCCTCGCAGCCACCAGCCTCCGGTACTTCAACGTCGCCGGTGCCTACAACGGTTTCGGCGAGAATCGCGTCGTCGAGACCCACCTGATTCCGCTCGTGCTTCAGGTCGCTCTGGGGCAGCGCGAGAAGATTTCGGTGTTCGGTACCGACTGGCCCACTCCGGACGGTACGGCTGTTCGCGACTACATCCACGTCGCAGACCTGGCCGAGGCACACATTCTCGCCGTCGATGCCGCACAACCGGGTGAGCACACCATCTACAACCTCGGCAGCGGCACCGGATTCTCCGTGCACGAGGTCATCTCGTCCTGCGAGCGCGTCACCGGTCTGCCCATCGCCGTCGAACATGCTCCCCGTCGTGCCGGTGATCCTGCGGTCCTGATCGCCTCGAGTGCGCGTGCGGTCGAGGAGCTGAAATGGACGCCGGAGCTGACCGATCTCGATCGGATCGTGGCCGATGCGTGGACCTTCCTGCAGCAGCTCGGCGATCGGTCGCACGCAGCGCGCTGACCCGCGTTGCCGGCCGATCATCGATGTGCCCGACCGGCCGTCACCGTCGACCGAACGGGTCCCCGGGCAACCGAACTCCGCAGACGCGCGCGCACGCGAAGCCGCTCTCGGCCACTTCGCGAACGAGTTCGGGACCTGCGCCAGCGCTGAGCGATCGGTCCAGCAGTCGCGCCAGTGAGTACGTCTCGTCGGCTTCCAGTGCAGCGTCGATCGCGACGCGGGCCATCGGCCCGTCTCCGCGCACGTACGCGCTGAAGGCCAGAAGTGTTGCGGCGACGGCGCGTGCGCCCTTCGGTAGGACGCGGGACATTCTCGCCCAGAACTCTTCGACGAATCCCGCGTCGTCGCCAAGCGTCAACGCCAACACCGCGTCACGCACCTGGACGTGGCCGATCGCGAGTGCGATCCGAGCGATGTCGGCCGGATCCAATTCGGTGTCGTACGGTCCGCGTGCGATGTACGACAGCACCGAGGTCAAGTCGTCGGTACGAGACCGGGTGCCCTCGCGCCGTTGTCGCGACATCTCGGCCGCCACGGCCCGCACCGTCGCGTCGGGGCCCGGTGCGATGGTCTCGGCGAGCTCGCACCTGGACTTTCGGACGGAGTAGCCGTCGAGCACGCGTGCCACGGTCATCGGAGACGCCGAAGGATCGGATATCAGGCCGTGCCGCTGCGGTCCGCGCAAGGTCCACCACTCGGCGGAATCGGCGATCTCCGACGCCGCGAGGGCCTCGCCGAGCTGCACTCCGAACGATGCGAGTGCGGCGTCGAGTTCGATCACCAGCGCTTCGACGTCGAGCAGATGCGCTGTTCTGACGGCTCGGTCGAGCCTGTCGTCGACGAACACCGCCATGACCGCGGGGATGTTCTCCCTCGCGCAGTAGCCGGCAAGGTAGCCGATGGCGTCGAGCATCTCCTCGGTCGCGCGGGTACGACCGCCTGCGCGCCGATCGGCGTGTTCGCCTGCCAGGACGAGGTCGTGACGCATCGTGGGTCCGACGCCGGCACCGCCGTCCTGGACCGCGATGAGCACCATCGATCGATGCGGGTGGAATCCGAGCATGGCCGGCACGGCTGCCATCAGGTCGCTCACCTGACCGAGTCGAACGCGATGGCGGGAGTCGAAGTTGTCGTGTGAATTCGTCGGTGTGTGCATACCGGAGAATCCTGGCCGGGGTCCTGACGACCGACGAAGTCCCGACCTGAGCTTTCGAACTGCCCTGTGGAGAACCGGTGTGTTGTGGACCGATCGAGTCGCCGGAGCTGTGGACGACCGATTCGTGTCGGTGCGATCTGCTATCGCTTCGTCAGCCCTGGCCGACCTTCTGGACGGCCGCGGTGAACAGCTCGTCGAGGGTCATCGCGTCGGGCGTGCCCGAGCCGAACGACATGAACGTGGCCGACACTCGCACCCCGTCGATCTGGGCCATCAACGTCAGCATCGACTGCGTGACGGCGTCGCCGCCTGCACCCGATGCAACGGTCTGCCGGACGGCCAAGGTGTCGTCCGCGTCGATGGGCGGTGCCGGCGTCAGAGTCGAGGTCACCGTCGAGGTCGCACCGGACTTGGTTGCCGTCACCTCCCCGCACTGTTCGAGCTGCTCCTTGCGCGCCGAGAGCGGTTCGTCCACTGCGGTCAACTCGATCGAGATGGTCGATCGACTGTCGTTGTCGGTTCCGACGATCATGGCCGTTCCCGTCGGGCCGAAGTCCTGGTCGGCAGGCTTGCATCCCGCCGGGCTGACCTCGGCACCGGCCGGTATTCCGCTGAGATCGGGTGCGGCTTGCGAGATCGCCTGCTGGGGCAGAACCAGGGCGTCGTACGGTGCCGGGAAGCTGGACGGGTCGATCAGCAGCGTGCTGAGATCCACACCGGACCGCGCCGACGAGGTGGCACTGCCTGCGCTGGGTTCAGCGGTGCCCGTGACGGTCGAGCTGCACCCCACCAGTACGAGCGCTCCGATCGCCGCCGACGTGGCAGCGCTGGTCAGGCGGGTTCTCCGTGCGGCGGGGCTCACAAGACGTCCTCTTCGAGTAGGTGGGACGCCGCAGCACTCGCTCCGGCGTCCCACCACTGTCTCATTCCGACCACCTCGAACGCGGCAGGCGACCTACCGCAGTGTCGCGATGTCAGCTTCCGCGGGCGATCCACTCCTCGAGGTGCGGTGCCTCGTCGCCGATGCGCGTGCCGTCGCCGTGCCCGGTGTTGACGCGAGTCTCGACGGGAAGCGCGAAGAGTCGATCACGGATGGACCCGATGATGGTCGGGAAATCCGAGTACGACCGGCCGGTGGCACCCGGACCGCCGGAGAAGAGGGTGTCGCCGCTGAACAACTCCCCCGCCTCCGGCAGGTACAGGCACGTCGATCCCGGTGAGTGCCCGGGTGTGTGCAACGCCAGGATGTCGGTTCCGGCAACGGTGATGCGCTGGCCGTCCTCGAGGGTGGAGTGCCCGACGCCCGGGTGCGTCTGCTCCCACAGCATCTCGTCGGCCGGGTGCAGCAGAATCGGCGCGTCGAGGGTGTCCGAGAGCTCGGGTGCCACGGTCACGTGATCGTTGTGACCGTGTGTGCAGACGACGGCCTTGACCGTGCGACCGGCTACCGCGTCGACGATCGGGGCCGCGGTGTGGGCTGCGTCGACGATCACGACCTCGTCGTCGTCGCCGATGAGCCAGATGTTGTTGTCGACGTCCCAGGTGCCACCGTCGAGACTGAACGTGCCCGAGGTGACCACGTTCTGGACACGGAATCGACCACTCACAGGATCACCACCGACCGCAGCACGGTGCCCTTGTGCATCTTGTCGAACGCGGCTTCGACGTCCTCGATGGTGATGCGTTCGGTGACGAACTTCTCGAGCGGCAGACGGCCCTGCTGGTACAGGTCCACCAACTGCGGGAAGTCGCGCTCGGGCAGGCAGTCGCCGTACCAGGACGACTTCAGCGAGCCGCCGCGGGAGAAGAAGTCGATGAGCGGCATCTCGAGAGTCATCTCGGGAGTCGGAACGCCGACGAGCACCACGGTTCCGGCGAGGTCGCGTGCGTAGAACGCTTGCTTCCAGGTCTCCGGACGGCCGACGGCGTCGATCACCACATCGGCACCGAAGCCTCCGGTCAGCTCCTGCACGGCCTCGACGGCGTCGACCACGGAAGAATCGACGGTGTGGGTGGCTCCGAGTTGGAGGGCCCATTCGAGCTTGCCCGGGTCGCGATCGACCGCGATGATCGTCGATGCGCCCGCCAAGCGGGCTCCGGCGATCGCGGCATCGCCGACGCCGCCGCAGCCGATCACGGCCACCGAGTCTCCGCGCGAGACGTTGCCGGTGTTCATCGCTGCCCCGAGCCCGGCCATCACTCCGCAGCCGAGCAGTCCGACGACGGCGGGATCGGCGTCTGCGGCGACCTTGGTGCACTGACCCTCGTGCACCAGGGTCTTCTCGGCGAATGCGCCGATGCCCAGCGCAGGGGTCAGCTCGGTGCCGTCCTCGAGGGTCATCTTCTGTGCTGCGTTGTGGGTGTCGAAGCAGTACCACGGGGTGCCGCGCTTGCAGGCTCGACATTCGCCGCACACGGCGCGCCAGTTCAGGACGACGAAGTCTCCGACCTCGACGTGCTCGACGCGGTCGCCGATGGTCTCGACGATTCCGGCTGCCTCGTGTCCGAGCAGGAACGGGAACTCGTCGTTGATGCCGCCTTCGCGGTAGTGCAGGTCGGTGTGGCACACCCCGCAGGCCGCGATCTTGACCACGACCTCGTTCGGCCCGGGATCGGGGATGGTGATCGTCTCGATGGAGACGGGCTCGCCCTTGCTCTTGGCAACGACAGCGCGGACCTGCTGCGGCATGTGTTCCTCCACTGTGAATCGGGTGTTTCGTGCTGGGCTCAGCCTCGCACAACGCATCAGTACGTGGCGACATCTGCATGGGTTCGGCCTCCGAATCTCGGAGTTCACAAGGTTGTGACCGGGTGGGCACGCAGTCTTTGCGTGCGAGCGGTACCTATGACGAATGTCTGAACCCATGGAGTACGACCTGGTGGTCATCGGCTCCGGCCCAGGTGGCCAGAAGGCGGCCATTGCGGCTGCGAAGCTCGGCAAGCGGGTGGCGATCGTGGAGAAGGGACACATGCTCGGCGGGGTCTGCGTCAATACCGGCACCATTCCGTCCAAGACGCTGCGCGAGGCCGTTCTGTACCTCACGGGCATGAATCAACGTGAGTTGTACGGGGCGAGCTATCGGGTGAAGGCCGACATCACTCCGGCCGATCTGTTGGCGCGAACCCAGCACGTGATCGGTAAGGAGATCGAGGTGGTGCGCTCGCAACTGCTGCGCAACCGGATCGAGCTCATCACCGGCGTCGGAAAGTTCCTCGACGCGCACACCATTGTGATCGAGGACGAGTCGCGAGGTGAACGCATCACGGTCAAGGCAGCCAATGTGGTGATCGCCACCGGCACCGCTCCCGCGCGTCCCGCCGACATCGCGTTCGACGATTACCGCGTCCTCGACTCCGACGGGATTCTCAATCTCGAATTCATTCCGGCGTCCATGGTCGTGGTCGGGGCCGGGGTCATCGGAATCGAGTACGCATCGATGTTCGCTGCTCTGGGAACGAAGGTCACCGTTGTCGAGAAGCGCGATTCGATGCTCGACTTCTGTGATCGCGAGATCATCGAGTCGTTGCAGTTCCACCTCCGCGATCTCGCGGTGACGTTCCGCTTCGGGGAGGCGGTGACCGCAGTCGACGTCGGCCCGAACGGAACGGTGACCACCCTTGCCAGCGGCAAGCGGATCCCGGCGGAGACGGTGATGTACTCGGCAGGCCGTCAGGGTCTGACGACGGCACTCGAACTCGAGAACGCCGGTCTGGAGGCCGACGCGCGCGGTCGCATCTTCGTCGACGAACATTTCCAGACCAAGGTCGATCACATCTACGCAGTCGGTGATGTCATCGGATTTCCGGCGTTGGCCGCGACGTCGATGGATCAGGGCAGGCTGGCGGCGTACCATGCGTTCGGCGAGTTCAGCGCGAAACTGACCGATGTGCAGCCCATCGGCATCTACTCGATTCCCGAGTTCTCGTACGTCGGAGCCACCGAGGTCGACCTGACGAAGGGATCGATTCCGTACGAGGTGGGGGTGTCGAGGTACCGCGAACTCGCTCGCGGTCAGATCGCCGGCGACTCGTACGGCATGCTCAAGCTGCTCGTCTCCACTGAGGACCGGTCGATTCTCGGCGTACACATCTTCGGGTCGGGTGCGACGGATCTGGTGCACATCGGGCAGGCCGTGATGGGGTGCGGCGGCACCATCGACTACCTCGTCGATGCGGTGTTCAACTACCCCACACTGTCGGAGGCGTACAAGGTTGCCGCCCTCGATGTCACGAACAAGATCCGTGCGCTGGCCAACTTCGACCGCTGATGTCGTCCTCGGCACGAGGGCAACCCGGGGCGGGGAATGAACAGCGGTCCACCGGTTGTTCTTTCGGATAGTGAATCGCCACGATCGACGTCGGCGGGTACGGGGCTCGCGCCCAGGATCGGCGTATTCTTACCCGATGCTCGCTTCGAGGTACCTACGAGTCGATCCGAAAGGGGCCCGGCCATGACCGAACAGTCGAAGATGTACGAGCTGGAGTTTCCGGCACCGCAAATCTTCTCCAACGACGGAGTCGGACCCGTCCTCGTGCACGGTCTGGAGGGCTTCTCCGACGCGGGTCACGCAGTGAAGTTGGCGACGACTCATCTGCGCGAGAGCCTGGAGTCGGAACTCGTCGCGTCGTTCGACGTCGACGAGTTGATCGACTACCGGTCCCGTCGTCCGACGATGACGTTCAAGTCCGATCATTTCTCGGACTACGACGCTCCCGAACTGAATCTCTATGCCGTCAAGGACCGCACCGGCACCCCGTTCCTGCTGCTGGCCGGTATGGAACCGGATCTGCGGTGGGAGAAGTTCACCACTGCCGTTCGCCTGCTCGCCGAACAGCTCGGAGTCCGTCGGACCATCGGTCTCGGCTCGATCCCGATGGCCATTCCGCACACTCGGCCGCTCGGTGTGACGGCCCACGCCAGCGACAAGGAGCTGGTCAAGGAAGGCAACAGCTGGGCAGGTGACCTGCAAGTGCCCGGCAGCGCGTCGTCCCTGCTCGAGCTCAGGATGGCGCAGCACGGCCACGAGTCGATGGGCTTTTCGGTGCACGTACCGCACTACCTCGCCCAGACGGACTACCCCGGTGCAGCCGAAACGCTGCTCGAAAACGTCAGCGAAGCCGCCGAGTTGGACCTGCCGCTGGCCGCGCTGGGTGAAGCTGCCGCACGGGTTCGGGAGCAGGTGAACGAGCACATCACCGGAAACGAAGAAGTCCAGTCGGTGGTGCAGGCACTCGAGCGTCAGTACGACACCTACGTGGCCGCGCAGGAACAGCAGTCGACGCTGCTGGCCAGCGACGAGCCACTACCGAGCGGCGACGAGCTCGGGGCCGAGTTCGAGCGCTTCCTCGCCGAGCAGGCCGGTCTCGACGAGGGAGAGGACACCACCGAGCAGTAGCAGTGTGAGCGGTCACAGAAGATGATCGCTCGGGCGCGCACATCGGACAGTTCGGGCGGATCGAAACATACCTGTAACCGCAAATACGCCCGATGTTCTGCCCCGAGCGTCATCTCGTGCAAGAGTCGTACCAACACGTACTCGGGTACGTACGTCCACACACTCGTGCACGGCGTCGCCGTCGTGTGCCGCCTCGCGCGGTGCACCAGGGAATTTCAGGAGGCGCAGATGAGCACCAATCCGCGCAGTCGCAAGCTCCGCCCGGTTCCCGACGAAGAGCCACGGCTGATCTTCCGGACCATTCACGGATACCGGCGGGCGTTCCGCATGGCCGGTGAAGGACCGGTCCTGTTGTTGATCCACGGGATCGGCGACAACTCCGAGACGTGGAACGAGGTGATCCCGCACCTCGCGAAGAACTACACCGTCATCGCTCCGGATCTGCTCGGGCACGGTCGCTCGGACAAGCCCCGTGCCGACTACTCCGTCGCCGCGTACGCCAACGGCATGCGTGACCTGCTCTCGGTGCTGGGCATCGAACACGTGACCGTCGTCGGACACTCACTGGGCGGCGGGGTCGCCATGCAGTTCGCCTACCAGTTCCCGGGCATGGTCGACAGGTTGGCTCTGGTGTCCTCCGGTGGCGTCACCAAGGACGTTCATCCCCTTCTTCGACTGGCATCCATGCCGTTTCTCAGCGAGGCGGTCAAACTGCTCCGCCTGCCCGGTGCCATCCCCGCGGTGAAGTTGGCGGGCAGCCTCCTGAGCACACTGCACAGCTCTCCCCTGCGTCCCGGGTCGCTCCTGCACGACACTCCGGATCTGATCCGAGTGCTGAGCGAGCTTCCGGCCCCGACGACGTACGAGGCGTATCTGCGGACCCTGCGCGCCGTCGTGGACTGGCGCGGCCAGGTGGTCACGATGCTGGACCGGTGTTACCTGACCGAGAATCTGCCGGTGCTGCTCGTCTGGGGTGATCAGGACTCGGTGATTCCGGTCAGTCATGCGCACCTCGCTCACTCGGCCATGCCCGGTTCCACATTGGAGGTGTTCGAGAATTCCGGACATTTTCCGTTCCGAGACGACCCGATGCGCTTCCTGCAGGTCGTGGAGGACTTCATCGATTCCACCCCGTCGTTGACGTTCGACGAAGTGCGGTGGCGCAACCTGCTCATCACCGGTGTCGGCGAGGACATGATCACCGGCAGCGCGAGTACGCGACTGGCAGTGCTCGGAGCCATGGGCTCGGACGAACGCAGCGCCACCTGACGCATCGCCGGACCCCGCCCGGCGCGGTGTCGATGCGGGTCCGGCCGTCGATCCCACATAGCCTGTAGAGGTGCTTCTCACCGAACTGATTCCCGATACCGCCGCCGCTCGGTCCGACGGCGTCGACCCGGACGTCCTGTTCGACACATTCACCACCTGGACTGCCGATCGCGGTCTGACCCTGTATCCCGCGCAGGAGGAAGCTCTCATCGAGCTGGTCTCCGGCTCCAACGTCATCCTCGCGACGCCGACCGGATCGGGTAAGTCGATGGTGGCCATCGGAGCCCACTACGCCGCGATGGCCGCGGGCATACGCAGCTTCTACACCGCGCCGATCAAGGCACTGGTCAGCGAGAAGTTCTTCGCTCTGTGCGAGATCTTCGGTGCTCAGAACGTCGGCATGATGACGGGCGACGCGTCGGTGAACTCCGGAGCCCCGATCATCTGCGCCACCGCCGAGATCGTCGCGAACCTCGCCCTGCGTCAGGGCCGCGGCTCCGACATCGGCCAGGTGATCATGGACGAGTTCCACTACTACTCCGAGCCCGATCGAGGGTGGGCCTGGCAGGTGCCGTTGATCGAACTGCCGCACGCCCAGTTCCTGTTGATGTCCGCGACCCTGGGCGATGTCTCGTTCTTCCGGGACGATCTGACCCGGCGCACCGGACGCACGACCACCGTCGTCTCGGGCTCCGAACGTCCGGTTCCGCTGATGTTCTCGTACGTCACCACTCCGATCAGCGAGACCATCGAAGAACTGGTGGAAACGCATCTCGCGCCGGTGTACGTCGTACATTTCACGCAGGCCGCGGCACTCGAACGAGCCCAGGCGCTGACGAGCGTCAATGTCGCGTCCAAGCAGGAGAAGGCCGAGATCGCCGAGGCCATCGGCGCCTTTCGCTTCACCACAGGTTTCGGGAAGACCCTGTCGAGACTGGTTCGGCACGGCATCGGGGTGCACCACGCCGGCATGCTGCCCAAGTATCGACGGTTGGTCGAGAAGCTGGCGCAGGACGGTCTGCTCAAGGTGATCTGTGGAACGGACACGTTGGGGGTGGGCATCAACGTTCCCATTCGCACGGTGTTGTTCACCGGACTGACCAAGTACGACGGCATCCGCACCCGCAAGCTTCGGGCCCGCGAGTTCCATCAGATCGCGGGACGCGCGGGCCGAGCCGGCTACGACACCCTCGGCACCGTCGTGGTGGAGGCCCCCGAACACGACATCGAGAACGCGCGTCTGGTGGCCAAGGCCGGCGACGATCCGAAGAAGCTCAAGCGTGTGCAGCGCAAGAAGGCACCCGACGGTTTCGTCTCGTGGGGTGAGCCGACATTCGAGCGGATCATCGCCGCCAGCCCGGAGCCGCTCACGTCCCGGTTCTCGGTGAGCAACGCGATGTTGCTCAATGTCATTGCCCGGCCGGGCAATTGCTTTCATGCCATGCGACACCTGCTCGAGGACAATCACGAGACCCGGCCCGCTCAGCGCAAGCACATCTTACGGGCGCTCTCGCTCTACCGTGGTCTGGTCGATGCGGGCATCGTCGAGCAACTCGACGAGCCGGACGCCGACGGTCGACATGCTCGACTGACGGTGGACCTGCAACCGGACTTCGCGCTCAATCAGCCGCTGTCGACGTTCGCGGTCGCGTCCTTCGACCTGCTGGACGCCGAATCACCGACCCATGCCCTCGATGTGGTGTCGATCATCGAGTCGACCCTCGACGATCCGCGTCAGATCCTCATGGCACAGCAGCACGCCGCGCGCGGCGAAGCGGTGTCGCAGATGAAGGCCGACGGCATCGAGTACGACGAGAGAATGGAGCTGCTCGAGGAGGTCACGTGGCCGAAACCTCTTGCAGAGCTGCTCGTTCCGGCATTCGAGATCTACCGCGGCACCCATCCGTGGCTCTCCGAGGTCGGCCTGTCGCCCAAGTCCGTGGTCCGCGACATGGTCGAGCGCGCGATGACGTTCGCAGAATTGATCAGCCACTACGGTCTGATGCGGTCCGAGGGACTCGTCCTGCGGTATCTCGCCGACGCTTATCGCACACTGCGCCAGACGGTTCCGCCGGAGTCTCGAACCGAAGAGGTACAGGACATCACCGAGTGGCTGGGTGAGCTCGTTCGGCAGGTGGATTCGAGCCTGCTCGACGAGTGGGAGAACCTCACCGATCCCGGTGCCGAGCCGGAAGCGCTCGTGGAGGCGTACGGATCCGACGTGCCGCGTCCGATCTCGGCCAACCCGCGAGCCTTCCGAATCCTCGCGCGCAACGCGATCTTCCGCCGCGTGGACCTGGCGGCGCGCCGACAGTGGAACACGCTCGACGACCTCGACGACGGCCCGGACTGGGAGGCCGAACTCGAGCCGTTCTTCGCCGAGTACGGCTCGATCGGAACCGGCCCGTCGGCCCGTGGCCCCGCGTTGTTCACCCTGAACGTCGGTGCGGAGTCCACGACGGTGCGTCAGGTGTTGGAGGACCCCGACGGGGACCACGGCTGGTCGCTCGACGCCGTCGTCGATGTGCCCGAGTCCGATGCGGCAGGCGAGATCGTGTTCGACGAGATCGTGATCACGCCCGGCTGAGGCCATCTGCTTGGCCGGCACGAACCTCGGTGGCGAGAAGACTTGCCAGCGCCCGGTATTCGGCCGAGCGCGCACTCGTGGATCGGTGCACGAGACCGATCGTGCGGCCGGGAGCCGGGTGTGCGAATTCCGCGGTGGACAGGCCCGCACGAGCGACCTCGACCTCGACGGCGCTGCGCGGCAGCAGCGTCAGACCCAGCCCGCCTGCAACGCACTGCACCACCGTGGTCAACGACGCCGCCCGGGTAGCGCTCGCGTCGGGCTCGATGTCGACCGAGCGGCACAGGTCGAGGGTCTGCTCGCGCAGGCAGTGCCCCTCGTCGAGCAGGAGCAGAGGCAGGCCTCGGAGGTCGGCGACGTCCAGATCCCGCCGCCCCGCCAGTGGGTGCTCGGCAGGTAACGCGAGCACGAAATCCTCGGTGTACATGGATATTTCGATCAATCCCGGGTCGGCGAGGGGCAGCGCGAGAACGGCGACGTCGAGGTCACCGGAGCGGAGTGCGTCGAGCAGTCGGGCGGTGTGATCCTCCACTATCCTCGGCACGAGGTCGGGGTACTCGGCGCGTACGGCCGGGAGTACTGCCGGCAGCACGTACGGTGCCACGGTCGGAATGATTCCGAGCCTGATACCACCGGTCAGGTGGCCACCCAATCCTGCTGCGGTAGCGACGAATCCGTCCACCCCGTCCAGTGCCGCGGTGGCCCGAGCGAGCAACTGACCGCCGGCAGGCGTCAACAACACCCGGCGAGTGCTGCGCTCGATCAGCTGCACTCCCAGCCCCTTCTCGAGCGCAGCAAGAGCCTGCGACAGCGAAGGCTGGGTGATACTCAGTTGCGCTGCGGCAGAACCGAAGTGGCGATGACGTGCGATCGCTGCGAACGCCCGCAGATGCGACAGGGTCGGCTGATAGCTTCGATCGGTCACGCCTATCAGTGTAGTGCCACTCATCACGTTTACCTTTGACCACACTTTTGGCACACTCGTACCGGTCGGCCGGGCTCGTACGGCTGCAGTCACGCCACCGACCCCGAACCGCTCACATACGGAACCGACGCGATCATTCGACACGAGGAGACCACATGGCACTGTTGACAATTGGCGACCAGTTCCCTTCATACAACCTGACCGCCGTCATCGGCGGCGACCTGTCCAAGGTGAACGCTCAGCAGCCCGACGATTACTTCACCACCGTCACCAGTGACGATCATGCAGGCAAGTGGCG
This genomic window contains:
- a CDS encoding DEAD/DEAH box helicase, with translation MLLTELIPDTAAARSDGVDPDVLFDTFTTWTADRGLTLYPAQEEALIELVSGSNVILATPTGSGKSMVAIGAHYAAMAAGIRSFYTAPIKALVSEKFFALCEIFGAQNVGMMTGDASVNSGAPIICATAEIVANLALRQGRGSDIGQVIMDEFHYYSEPDRGWAWQVPLIELPHAQFLLMSATLGDVSFFRDDLTRRTGRTTTVVSGSERPVPLMFSYVTTPISETIEELVETHLAPVYVVHFTQAAALERAQALTSVNVASKQEKAEIAEAIGAFRFTTGFGKTLSRLVRHGIGVHHAGMLPKYRRLVEKLAQDGLLKVICGTDTLGVGINVPIRTVLFTGLTKYDGIRTRKLRAREFHQIAGRAGRAGYDTLGTVVVEAPEHDIENARLVAKAGDDPKKLKRVQRKKAPDGFVSWGEPTFERIIAASPEPLTSRFSVSNAMLLNVIARPGNCFHAMRHLLEDNHETRPAQRKHILRALSLYRGLVDAGIVEQLDEPDADGRHARLTVDLQPDFALNQPLSTFAVASFDLLDAESPTHALDVVSIIESTLDDPRQILMAQQHAARGEAVSQMKADGIEYDERMELLEEVTWPKPLAELLVPAFEIYRGTHPWLSEVGLSPKSVVRDMVERAMTFAELISHYGLMRSEGLVLRYLADAYRTLRQTVPPESRTEEVQDITEWLGELVRQVDSSLLDEWENLTDPGAEPEALVEAYGSDVPRPISANPRAFRILARNAIFRRVDLAARRQWNTLDDLDDGPDWEAELEPFFAEYGSIGTGPSARGPALFTLNVGAESTTVRQVLEDPDGDHGWSLDAVVDVPESDAAGEIVFDEIVITPG
- a CDS encoding proteasome assembly chaperone family protein, which produces MTEQSKMYELEFPAPQIFSNDGVGPVLVHGLEGFSDAGHAVKLATTHLRESLESELVASFDVDELIDYRSRRPTMTFKSDHFSDYDAPELNLYAVKDRTGTPFLLLAGMEPDLRWEKFTTAVRLLAEQLGVRRTIGLGSIPMAIPHTRPLGVTAHASDKELVKEGNSWAGDLQVPGSASSLLELRMAQHGHESMGFSVHVPHYLAQTDYPGAAETLLENVSEAAELDLPLAALGEAAARVREQVNEHITGNEEVQSVVQALERQYDTYVAAQEQQSTLLASDEPLPSGDELGAEFERFLAEQAGLDEGEDTTEQ
- a CDS encoding hydrogen peroxide-inducible genes activator, yielding MTDRSYQPTLSHLRAFAAIARHRHFGSAAAQLSITQPSLSQALAALEKGLGVQLIERSTRRVLLTPAGGQLLARATAALDGVDGFVATAAGLGGHLTGGIRLGIIPTVAPYVLPAVLPAVRAEYPDLVPRIVEDHTARLLDALRSGDLDVAVLALPLADPGLIEISMYTEDFVLALPAEHPLAGRRDLDVADLRGLPLLLLDEGHCLREQTLDLCRSVDIEPDASATRAASLTTVVQCVAGGLGLTLLPRSAVEVEVARAGLSTAEFAHPAPGRTIGLVHRSTSARSAEYRALASLLATEVRAGQADGLSRA
- a CDS encoding alpha/beta fold hydrolase, which gives rise to MSTNPRSRKLRPVPDEEPRLIFRTIHGYRRAFRMAGEGPVLLLIHGIGDNSETWNEVIPHLAKNYTVIAPDLLGHGRSDKPRADYSVAAYANGMRDLLSVLGIEHVTVVGHSLGGGVAMQFAYQFPGMVDRLALVSSGGVTKDVHPLLRLASMPFLSEAVKLLRLPGAIPAVKLAGSLLSTLHSSPLRPGSLLHDTPDLIRVLSELPAPTTYEAYLRTLRAVVDWRGQVVTMLDRCYLTENLPVLLVWGDQDSVIPVSHAHLAHSAMPGSTLEVFENSGHFPFRDDPMRFLQVVEDFIDSTPSLTFDEVRWRNLLITGVGEDMITGSASTRLAVLGAMGSDERSAT